In bacterium YEK0313, one genomic interval encodes:
- a CDS encoding Bacterial regulatory proteins, tetR family — translation MKRMPADDSPIILRSESVPRKRSSGDAERSNLSSGRRMSPAKREEEIVREAVRFFAEFGFEGQTRELAKRLNITQPLLYRYFQTKDALVERVYQEVFLRRWNPFWEEVIQDRSKPLRQRLVAFYQDYSKTILTYEWIRLFMFSGLKGLDFNARYLELLRKRIFNVLIEELRIEFGAATTSAVPVKDMEIEAVWSLHAAIFYLGVRKFIYNLPVGELELIVEMKVLSFVDGVKVALGQSS, via the coding sequence CGGCGATGCCGAGCGGAGCAATCTCAGCTCGGGCCGACGCATGAGCCCAGCCAAACGTGAGGAGGAGATCGTCCGCGAGGCCGTTCGGTTCTTCGCCGAGTTCGGCTTCGAGGGGCAGACTCGCGAACTCGCCAAGCGGCTGAACATCACGCAGCCGCTGCTGTACCGCTACTTCCAAACCAAGGACGCCCTGGTCGAGCGCGTCTATCAGGAGGTCTTCCTGAGGCGCTGGAACCCGTTCTGGGAAGAGGTGATTCAGGACCGCAGCAAGCCGCTGCGCCAACGGCTGGTCGCCTTCTATCAGGACTATTCGAAAACCATCCTGACCTATGAATGGATCAGGCTCTTCATGTTCTCCGGCCTGAAGGGCCTCGATTTCAATGCGCGCTATCTGGAGCTGCTACGCAAGCGCATCTTCAACGTCCTCATCGAGGAACTGAGGATCGAATTTGGGGCGGCTACGACATCGGCGGTGCCGGTCAAGGACATGGAGATCGAAGCCGTCTGGAGCCTCCACGCAGCGATCTTCTATCTCGGCGTCCGCAAGTTCATCTACAATCTTCCCGTCGGCGAATTGGAGCTGATCGTCGAGATGAAGGTTCTGTCATTCGTCGACGGCGTGAAGGTCGCCTTGGGGCAGAGCTCCTAG